The following proteins come from a genomic window of Corynebacterium crudilactis:
- a CDS encoding bifunctional DNA primase/polymerase: MNKAPTVQAGAVSGVVDHLQCSKLAGRSIPLAIDGTPETTPLELWLPTAAQRYARLGFKIGPLNGKVPMTPNGFKDFTTNLEQITTWWEKHPGANIGATPPPGMVVLDIDPRNGGWDTWQRLNADHHVPDTLMMLTGSHGLHYWFTLPYAGDLRGVAGEGVDVKTHTGYLVMPPSVHPITGWHYLIAHWCTPVELPTWLRAHVYKPVPKPALPRRVVPGDSPGAGLVATVEQAGEGQRNNVLHWAVCRALEDGLDLTAELTTAAQSIGLTDMEIQRTLTSAANTVGRAA; the protein is encoded by the coding sequence ATGAATAAAGCCCCTACGGTGCAGGCAGGGGCAGTATCCGGAGTGGTCGATCATCTCCAGTGTAGCAAGCTTGCGGGTCGGAGTATCCCACTGGCGATTGATGGAACACCCGAGACCACGCCCCTCGAACTGTGGTTACCCACCGCTGCACAGCGGTATGCCCGACTCGGATTCAAGATAGGCCCGTTGAACGGAAAAGTGCCCATGACCCCCAACGGGTTCAAGGACTTCACCACCAACCTGGAGCAAATCACCACCTGGTGGGAGAAACACCCCGGCGCGAATATTGGTGCCACCCCACCACCCGGCATGGTGGTGCTCGATATTGATCCCCGTAACGGCGGGTGGGACACCTGGCAACGCCTTAATGCAGACCACCACGTACCGGATACGTTGATGATGCTCACCGGTTCTCATGGTCTGCACTACTGGTTCACGCTCCCTTATGCCGGTGATTTACGCGGTGTAGCTGGGGAGGGCGTGGATGTAAAGACTCACACCGGGTATCTGGTGATGCCCCCGAGTGTGCACCCCATCACCGGGTGGCATTATCTCATAGCGCATTGGTGTACCCCGGTGGAACTCCCCACCTGGTTACGTGCCCACGTTTACAAGCCTGTTCCTAAGCCGGCACTACCGCGCCGGGTAGTTCCTGGGGATAGTCCCGGCGCGGGGCTGGTGGCCACGGTGGAACAGGCAGGGGAGGGGCAGCGTAACAATGTGCTGCATTGGGCAGTGTGCCGGGCCCTGGAGGATGGGTTAGACCTCACAGCAGAGCTCACCACCGCTGCACAGTCCATCGGGCTAACTGACATGGAGATACAGCGCACGTTGACCAGTGCCGCCAACACCGTGGGGAGGGCAGCCTAG